From the genome of Malus sylvestris chromosome 13, drMalSylv7.2, whole genome shotgun sequence:
ataacttgaatacaacttgaagtatacaacatattgctaggttaatgaatgaaaagacaaaaacaaagagggtcgggcaaggtttaaccttgtcgggcaaggctgatcgtcttgcaacttcctatctttgtagtttatcAAGGGGTTGAGAGCTTTAGAAAAGGGGTAAGGAGATGAGTTTACAAAAAGAAATCGATACTCCAGCAGGTCCTTGACAAGgcagcagagctattacaaagggtttatcccgagaaggatgaaggcttgggatgactacagcttcgtttttaAGGAAATCtagctttgagcagagtttgtgcttgtatttgtttgtttgtttgagtgtcctcaactctgatttctctttcttcttttatagacactttggctcaactctgatttctctttcttcttttatagacactttggcttggcctcctgtagcagtaatcttgcccgaatgcggtttgaaggatagtgactcatcagctatttacttgtactgccattgtaaagtacttttgggctgattagttggctggtctataccacttggtctttgggtaggtgagcaagtggtgcaaatgagcTCACCTAGTCGAGAAAggccttttctgccttctgggcttcggcTGAGCTTCGggtttctctcctctttttggGCCACCTCCCTTttaagcccaaagtttaagttttaacccaaacagtgcccccttcaatcaatattcagactggaattccaggcgccaatattgattgaatagctCCCCATTAATACCTACGTCATACCCACGCCTTTCTCTCTCGGGATTTGCATATTTGTCAAAGGTGATCATCACTTTCCTCCGGTCATTCACCCACTCACGAACCCTCTATATTCTTAGCACAAAATTCTTTTCTAAATCTTTTAAACTCTTCGCTGCTTCTTGCCCGACATCTTCTACCCTTGTCGTCTTCCTTACCGTTCCTCTTCTAAACTTCATCAAATGGCTTCAGGATCCAACCAAATCCAACTATCCTATGAATCTGGCGAAGGCATCACCACTCTGCGTCGTTTACTCAACGGACTGCATCGTCCTCGGGCAGGTTTGTATTCCGAGCTTTTCTTTAAAGTGCATGGGGTACAATCGCTAGGTCCCGCATGGATTTCTCGGGTCCCTACAATAATAGAGGACAATATGCCTAAGGATAACTGGCTTTCCCCAAATCCCTTTTTGGCTAAGTCGAGCATTTCTTCATCAAAGTGGTCGTCATATCATCGAGGCTTTCATTTGATGAACGATCCGGCTTGGGCTCAGTGGATGGATGAACTAGAGCCaacttttaagaaaaaatggatGAATAATGGTATTTATGAATTGATAATGCTCTCAAAAACTACCATTATTCCCAAGCCCGAACTACTtgctttttctcttcttttctagaATTCGGGCACAAACATTTTTGACTTCCATATGGGTCTCATGTCTCCGACTATTCTTGATATGGCCCAGGTCTTCGGGCTAAGGCCATCAGGCAGGATAGTAGACGTTACTCAAGACTGGGCTCTTTCCTTAATTGCTGAAAGCTCAGGGTCATCTGCCTTTTTCCTTTCCTTGGAATATAATTCTACAACCTTCAAGAGTTACGggactttcttcaagggcttcatcccttttgtaaaagaaaattttggagCAGGGTCTTCGCATGTTGATAAAGATCAAGAACACATGTATTTCCTCCTATATTGGCTCAACAAACATGTCTTTCCTAATAAGTCTAAAGGAGTGAAGGTTGAATGGATCCCCTTGGTGGAAGCCCTTCATAACTTTGATGATGTAGCAACAGGTCCATTCCTTCTTTCTCATCTTTACCATCTTCTTTTCGAAATGACTCAAGGTGAGCCATTTGAGACTAACCTGAATGGACCTATATGGATGATACAAACATGGCTCAAATGGTACTTTCCAGAATTTCGGGCTGCTAACTTAGAGTTCCCAGAAGGTGTGGCCCCTGCCCGAATCCTAGCTGAAGCTACTCCTACCAATCATTCCACCTTCGCCTGTTTTTACTTCTTCAAGGTTTGTAGGACTCGATCAGACCTAGAATGGGGTGCGTCAGTCTTGAGGAGATATCCTTGGTTTTCTGACCAAGCCTTTCAAGATGCTCCTAGGGAAGATGCCACCTCCATTTGCAGGGAAAATTTTATTAGTTGCATTCAACCGAGAGACATGGCCTGGGGAGTTCGGGGCAATCGATATGATCGAGGGTTGGAGGTGTATCACCCTAACTTTTTCATTTGCTTGGCCGGTAATACATTAACAGCTGCTCCTTCATCAATTAAAATCCTTTTGAAGGGCACCCCCTCCAAATGAGCTGTAACATATATGGGCTTCAGATTATTGGCAAGTGAAGTGTTCGGGCGGCTGAACACCATCTTGTCTGTATAGATCCTTAAAGGACCATCTTTGGATGCTTCAGATGATTCAGCTTTTCCCGATTCTCCCTCTTCAGCTACCTCCACACTGACATGGGCCATCATTGGCTCAGTTGTCACATAGTCTCCTTCCATCGTGGCAGGCTGATTAGGTCTGGCACTAAACATGGCGGATAGCACGTACGCTATGTTGATATGAAAGTTACTAGGCTCTGACAGTTCTTCTTTCTTGCTCCCAATCTGGTCCATGAACTCATCTAACCAAGCCATCGCATTTGCTGAAAGCAATGGTTCTGGTGCCCCCTCCTGCTGATTCACGCCTGAATACGGTGTTTGTTTTGGAACCTTCCCGAAAGGTTCCACTAATGATGGAGAAGGTGGTTTTCTTTCAGGTGAAACAGTTTCAAAACAAATAGGCTGCTCTGTCTTCCATCCAGGAGTTGGCACCATGAtcatatcttcttgagctctcctcaagatcCTATATTTCCCAGGGTGTAGGCTTTGTGGCACATGGTTTCCCTCGCCTTCAGCCTTGCTATTAGCCTTTTCCACCTCTTTTTTACTCATCCAGCGGAGCTGACTACTCCTCTCAGATGACGTTTTCTCCAACTTTTGATTCTTGGATGCTTCTGACATCGCAGGGGTTTTTAAGGAGTTTATGTAGGCTTTGTGTTACCTTTGAACCCTTCTGACCATGGAAGCCCCCATTTGTTTAACGGGCTGTCCATTTTTCccaaccacataccattttcgtCCGAGACGGGCAGGGTTATCTTTTTTGACAGGATTTGTTACCCTGTCAATTCTCCTGACTTCTCTTTCCATATGGTCGTACTGAGAGTGCTCTACACCCCTCTCTTTCGGCTTCTTGGCATCTTTATCTTCTGCCTCCTCAGAAACTTCATGATTGTGAAATACCTTTGATAAAGCCCTAGGTTGGGAATCGCCTCCTAACCGCTGAAAAACACTTCGGGAAGTATCCCTTCCTGCAGTCCGCCGAGCTTTCTCATGtgcctcttttctcttttcttcttcattcctCCTGATCAATTCATGATCTATGAGGGCTCCTGTGGGTGGTATTTCgagctcacactcgcattggcactTACTGCACAACACCATCCCTTTTATTATAGCTGCTCTTGGATATTCGGGCAAGTTGACCACCCATTTTGTGGGTTTTTCAACcaatcttctttcttcttcccttgtGACCTTTTCTTTCCCCTTCTTAGCCCAGGCCATACTGATCATATTTATTGGGGCCCCTGAGAAGGGATCCATAGGTTTATCCATCACTGCTTTCTCTGGCTGGTTGGTTTTAAATCCCCTCTTCTCTCTATCATCTTTTTCCCCAAGTTAAGGTAAAGATATAGGAATAGTTGGTCTTATAACCGGGTCAGCTTCCTTTCTAGAGCCTACGAAGGCGTTTTCCAGTCTTTGTAGCTTTTGCAACAAAGCAGTTTGTAAATCTTCTGCTCGTTGTGACATATTTCTTTTGATCAAAtgtgtcccactgggcgtgccaaaactatgttcgtggcaggaattttcGTCGGGGATGTTCCCTGGCCGacaagcacacagctccccgagaggttggcgctggttgatgctttctgtcgggcttctgcttcactggcgGGCTTATTGGGCAAGGCTTGTAGGGCaaagctgaaagagaaggacaaagttaactttgaaaggtgccttcgtagggccttaggtgtaggccttgaggctcacaatcaagattaacttttaaatgctcaggcgtgccactgccatcttcagcatggcagatgtaaaacggatgttgagttttaattgtatatataCCCAAGAGACTATGTTCgttatgacaggtgcctttatagggccttaggtgtaggccttgaggcttccaatCAATAACTAACtcagtactcgaacatataatgTTCGTTTCATTGATTGTATGAatcttataaccattatacttctgattacctgagtTCAAAGattagaatgaatccaaataggtgcctttgtagggccttagatataggccttgaggcttcctatcagaattcattccatactcaaacgttctatggtaatcataatataatagaaataaagcTAAGggataggtcgattacttgcgccccaagtaacttcggacttcttgttatcaaagcttgtcgtggatgggttaagtccacataaggttcttttttatgccttgaggccaaggacttttaagtgatcaaatcttacatgcccgagggcttcgaacttagatctggtttgaactgtgaagacatattcaaatcggattcaagcactgagaaagccttttaatagtcatcttactagaaataacttgaatataacttgaagtatacaacatattgctaggttaatgaatgaaaagacagaaacaaaaagggtcgggcaaggtttaaccttgtcgggcaaggctaatcgtcttgcaacttcctatctttgtggtttatcaagggggTTGAGAGCTTTAGAAAATGGGTAaggagatgagtttacagaaagaaatcgatactacagcaggtccttgacaaggtagcagagctattacaaagggtttatcctaagagggatgaaggcttgggctgactacagcttcatttttaaggcaaatctggctttgagcagagtttgtgcttgtatttgtttgtttgtttgagtgtcctcaactctgatttctctttcttcttttatagacactttggcttggcctcttgtagcagtaatcttgcccgaatgcggtttgaatgatagtgactcatcagctatttacttgtactgccattgtaaagtacttttgggctgattagatggctggtctataccacttggtctttgggtaggtgagcaagtggttcaaatgatctgcacctagtcgaGAAAGGctttttctgccttctgggcttcagCTGGGCTTCGggtttctctcctctttttgggccatctcccttttgagcccaaagtttaagttttaacccaaacactaCTACTCATAAAGACCCCTACCATGCAAGTTGTTCCACTCTGAATGGCAATCAACACCTGTACTCACAGGTTGTAAATTTAACAAGCGCCATCACGCAGCAAACAACATTGACAAACTTATCCTTCTACTGGGTTAGAAATAGAGTATTCATTATTTGCTTCACTTCTCAATAAGTGGAGGCCTTGATGAACTTCTTAAACAGAGTTCAAAATTTCAGAATGGATCCAGGCGGTAGTTCGACATACCACTTCATGGAACTTCGCTTTAGAGTGGAGGGGAAATTTTTGCACATCAGGGGGTCGTTGTTGCTATACAAGGCCACGGCGTTCTTGTATGACATGATGTGGCTAGAAGGGTCAGGGTTCCCTTTGAAATACTTCATCAGAAGTTGAGTGAATTTTCCATGCAGAGCCTCCCACACCAAGTTTGTGGATAATGGGTTGTCTTCGATTTGCGATCAGAGTATGTCATCGGAGTAGACGTGGCTCGACGTTGAAGGATCAAAGTTGAGCCATTTAGGGCTGCTCAGGGGTGCTTTCATTTTAGTCCTCACACCACGAGACTGCACCATTGACGACATCTCTGCATCGGTCACACCGGCCCACTAGGGCGTCTCAATGATGACTATAATGGGATTTTCCAAAGTATTCAAGAAACCCATTCTGGTGACCGATACTTCGATGTTGTCTCGAGGTCTAGAAGACTCGAGGCTTAATAGGTGCCTCTTGATGTCGTCAAAGGCAGCTCGATTCGCTAACCTATATCAGAATTGTTCCTCTACAAGTCCCTCATGGTGTCAATCAATCCCCCTGAGCATCtctctaataggatcaaagaaAGAGCGTAAACATGTTATGGGTAGGGGAGCTTTCCTCTGGAATAGGAGTTAGAGAAGAGGCTCCAGCAGCGGTGGCGCTGACTTCGACAGTGGTAGGGGCGATCTCGACAGTAGCAAGATTAGCCTAAATCAGGTCGGGCTGGTCACAATGATCAGCCATGATGTGGGTTTCCATGGGAATATGAATTTTAAaatctcaatgaaagcaccaaacTGCTTGACCTAATTTTGTGCAGGTTTCTAGAGTGAATCTGCAAGAACAAAGATAAGGCAAAGATCGTGATACCAGACGTCAGAGGGGGGAAGGGGAGGGATTGGTCTCAATGTAAGTGCTCAAACGATCAAGTCAATATTTAAAGAAAGGATAAGCAAACTATTTTAATGAGATCAGAGTGTCTAGTCTTTTGTGAGGAGTCGAGTGGCTTATTTATAGGCATCTTGAGCTCCGTTCTTGAGTGCTTTGCCAACTATCTTACTCGGCAAAGCAGTTGGAGTTAAAGGTGCGACTCAGTGCGCTCTGCTACATCAGCAGCATGGGTCAAAGGTTTGTACCCTGTGCAACATGGGTTAGAGTACCATCAGTCATACCAATCAGATCGGCAATTGGGATTAGGTAGTTAGGATCTAACTGGGGACTGATAGGGTTTGAGTGGAGAGTTGTTGGATGTGATGCTGGAGACCTACGCGTATGCACTCCGGTAGGAGCCTATAAGGTGGTGGACCACATGATCTCATTAAGACTCTGGTTGCTATGTTCGTTTAAGACTCCTTAGGTAACCACCCTGTGTCGATACTTCGTTGTGGTACGACCTGGAGTGACTTGTTCATTCTGGAATGGACTGTCAGAATGAACATGACCCTAGTTGAGAAGGGGACTCCACTTTTGTACAAATCACTTTGCCAAGAGAGGTGGGAATTATGGTCTCACAACGGCCATAGCATACTGTGCGAAGTAGAAGTACAGGAGGAAGATGGTTGCTCCTTGCTTGCTGggatatttattttgtatgtgtcatttttgttttgttttgttttttttttttttttgttttgtttttttttaaaataggaAAGATTAGAAATGAAAACTAAGAAGTGGTAGGGTAGAAAATGTGGGCAATAGTCAAGTTGATTCTAAGTAACTGGAGGTTGTAGCAGAGGAAGCTTGGTTGAGTCCGCAGCCATGGCTAATACGTTAATAGAGAAATAacaatcttttttattttggataACAAGGGTTTAAATTCGAACTTTTTTATCACAGGACTGTCTTTAACTACCTTATCACCACGATGACTATTTAGTCAATTAggcaaagaaaaaaatagtaataataattAAGGTGCTCATTGGACACATGTCGTATGTTGATTGGCTGAATAAGAGGATCATTTATCGATCACGTGACAGAGAGTGAGACAAaacatctctcttttcttttgcacaaaaaaaaaaaaaaaaaaaaagacctgagttgtctgccctccccatcCCATACCCTTATCATCCTCTCTTATTTATGTGGTTCTACGTacgttttgtattgatttttttttatagaaataataagacataAAACAATGGAAAAGGTATGGGAtgagaagggcagacaatccaggtcaaaaaaaaaacggaaaattaatgaaaaaagtttgaaaactttgagttttaacgataaggaaaaaataaaaggtcaagtgaatagtactaagattgattttttttgtaaaaatatagtttttcgttaaagtaaacagtaccagagtttttcgttaaagttaaaaaaaaaataaaaaacaaaatcagaagcACAGCAGCCGCAAAAGGTGGATTTTCCTTTTCCTCGCTTCCTCGAAATCTATTTTCCTCTTAGAATTCACTCTATAAGTCCAAATTTTATGCGGCTTATGCCCACTAACTCAGCGAGACAAACTCTACAGTCGACGGTATGTTATtcttgcaaattgaagaaacccCAATTTCGAGTTTAAACCTAATTGGGCTTGATTCTTGCAAATTGAATCTGTATTTTCTGATTTCTTGTGGACCTATATTTCTCTTGCTAATTGTTAGCTTTTCTGTTAATTACTGCattgttttgttcttggtgaTGATGATTTATTGTGGTAATTAGGTTAGTTGTGTTTTGAATTTTGACACTAAGGTCTTATTTCCTTTATAATTTCCATTTTTATTCGGTTTCTGGGGTGAACCTGCGCCCTAGTTTCAAAAAATGGAGTATATGTAGACCTGCTCATTCAATCTGTTGAAGGTCAAATTCATCCATTACATAACAATGTTTTCTTTAACAGGCTTTCGATTTTGTTACGGTGACAGTCCCTCGGAGAGTGGATTAGGCAGAGATGGCAAATCAAGGTGCAAAGAAGCGCAGAGAAGAGAACGCCCGACACATGGCAAATCTCCGTCGCCTGATCATAGCCTGTAATGTAAGCCTTAGCTGACTGTAGTAGTGGTTATACATAATTTCATGCACAAATCCCATGCTAAGCTTAGTGATGCTGATGTTGTGTTGGGGACATGACAATGTAGGTTTTTTATGTGCTACTAAGGATGCTCATCTTCCATTCTAGTTTCGCCTGGAAAAATTGGGTTGCTTTGCTTCTCACTTCTCTTGCTTATTACTATCCCTATCAACAACTCGCTCAAATGGCAAATCCTTCTTATGGCGATGATGGGGAACTTCTGGATGGTGGCTTTGATATGACTACTGGTGGAGTATGTGGGTATGTTTTCGTTTTTAGTGACATTTCTTATCATTTACAActcctttcttattttgttcatTTCTTTGCTGataattttaaaagaaatagGATAGTGCTAAATTATAGGAATACAACACAGATAATTCCAAATTGTAACTATTTCAACTTTGTGTTATGTGCTTCTCTCATTGGGTACTTAATCAAGTATGGTACTAAATTGTGTGATTTATGTTCTCAAATTGAAAAGTTCTTTATATACAACATTAAAGCTGGTAGGCTTTTAGAATTTGTAGTATGGCAATGATTAGAATACATGGTGTTTTTCTCTTATTTGGGAATACAACATTGAACAAGCAAAACCGGATAATTCCATGTTTCATCAATTGTCTCTCATCTACGCTAATGACATCTAACATCCCATACAAGTATACATGCGAAGAAATGTGACATGTATATTTGGGGCATTAACACACACAGGTTTTGTTCATGGTAAAATCTTGACTTTTGGTTGGTCATGCTTTGCAGCTATTTGCATGATGTAATCTATATCACAGGCTTCGTGCAAGTCATGTCCATAATCTCTGGAAAATTTTGGTACACGTATCTGCTGGTGAGATCTCATTTCTTGCTGCCATGCATATATATACCTGCTTAGAACCTTGCTTGGATGCTCTCCAAAGAGGTGGGCACTCATCACCAATCCTGTGTTTACTTACTAGGAATGAGAATCCAAGGTttaggtatcattttcattccTATCATATCTTGTATTTACTAACACACAAGGAACAAAAAAGTAAGTGGGTCGTACGTTGAAAATATGTATTTCATTCCCAATTTCAACTAGGTATTGTTACCAACGGGGGCTTGTTTATCCctacagcaacaacaacaaaaccttttccca
Proteins encoded in this window:
- the LOC126597197 gene encoding uncharacterized protein LOC126597197 codes for the protein MANQGAKKRREENARHMANLRRLIIACNVFYVLLRMLIFHSSFAWKNWVALLLTSLAYYYPYQQLAQMANPSYGDDGELLDGGFDMTTGGVCGYLHDVIYITGFVQVMSIISGKFWYTYLLIPGFGAYKSFGFIRGFMSQGSEGGVEDEKTRKKREKLEKKASRPQFVKTRNR